Proteins from a genomic interval of Halomonas alkaliantarctica:
- a CDS encoding AraC family transcriptional regulator, whose translation MATFQANLLNQKIYAPYKIAALLATVAEQGITADKVLRGLNLSQAALADPATLVTIKQYVDACTNVIDAGANLSTPFETATRLHLTAYGMYGYALLTSPTMRDYFDFGVKYHPLATPTLYMTWRETDESAVFEFKETYSYIKSIKTRNFLIQQQMAQNITHIRDSAGSNLYPIKALLSYSGKEVKQIHEKYLLCDCHFNQEVNEIHYPKSILEQSPLLGNQLSIKLLQKTCNQLLGRTKMSTGVAGEVYQILMMSPNSFPTMEAVADLLCITTRTLRRKLNAEMTSYRDILDDARCTLATEYLLVTKMSTEDIAARLGFSDSANFRRAFRRWTGKTPHQAREETQR comes from the coding sequence ATGGCCACCTTTCAGGCTAACTTGCTGAATCAGAAGATATATGCTCCCTATAAAATTGCTGCTTTACTGGCTACGGTAGCGGAGCAGGGTATTACGGCTGACAAGGTGCTAAGGGGGCTCAACTTAAGCCAAGCTGCGCTTGCTGATCCCGCCACACTGGTGACTATCAAACAGTATGTAGACGCTTGTACGAATGTGATTGATGCTGGAGCAAATCTTTCTACCCCTTTCGAGACGGCCACCCGATTGCATTTAACCGCTTACGGTATGTATGGATACGCGCTTCTCACCAGCCCCACCATGCGGGACTATTTTGACTTCGGTGTTAAATATCACCCTTTAGCCACGCCAACTCTATATATGACCTGGAGAGAAACCGACGAGTCTGCAGTTTTCGAATTCAAAGAAACGTATTCGTATATAAAAAGTATAAAAACACGCAATTTTTTAATACAACAGCAAATGGCCCAAAATATTACCCATATTCGCGACTCGGCTGGTTCAAACCTATATCCTATAAAAGCGTTGTTGTCTTACTCTGGTAAAGAAGTTAAACAGATACATGAAAAATATTTGCTTTGTGACTGCCATTTCAATCAAGAAGTTAATGAAATTCATTACCCGAAATCAATACTTGAACAATCTCCGCTATTAGGTAATCAACTATCCATCAAATTACTTCAGAAAACATGCAATCAACTGCTTGGCCGTACCAAGATGTCAACGGGAGTTGCGGGCGAGGTTTATCAAATACTGATGATGTCACCGAATAGCTTTCCTACCATGGAAGCCGTCGCCGATCTCCTCTGTATAACGACGCGCACATTGAGAAGAAAACTAAATGCGGAGATGACAAGCTATAGAGATATATTAGACGATGCCCGTTGCACGTTAGCAACGGAGTACTTACTAGTAACCAAAATGAGCACCGAAGACATAGCGGCAAGGCTAGGATTTAGCGACAGTGCAAACTTTCGCAGAGCATTTAGACGCTGGACAGGCAAAACCCCCCATCAGGCTCGTGAAGAGACGCAACGTTAA